From the genome of Papaver somniferum cultivar HN1 chromosome 2, ASM357369v1, whole genome shotgun sequence, one region includes:
- the LOC113347518 gene encoding putative pumilio homolog 7, chloroplastic: MKDNEYIDSLFGDFVSHAPAPGNPLIHQQQTRHHHHHHQQQQLFCNVYNLKQSTYNNKGGMLYENCNSPVSGLSLHSGGDGSSSSSLSGNLHKTNSNTHYLNTNESGEQTEPASSYDTLDLSKMDIKDEKENFITSNGHVKNNDPYGDDYTTLFDHDPYYDFFYSNEIVSTDLFSMEHQRRLAPVTGTFRQSNKFPGGWTREIAATSPSKFSYGPYSGTDMYSCSTWKQKLEDRNEENSRYEKTLPCDERLRNMLFQQQGFLDCNEYSGDIQIPINFYDATRPIVSNDLHYQSGNSYAINSNVYGNGNVVDAPSSPDSVKPRRSGTTFSSRWNPRYAEGYRGEAGLGFQESNLNSVKNKRGTMEGKKLYINGKCSTVLVGALSNSRRNNPIVVDCKSSHSSKMYNTLKDAQGRICYLAKDQNGCRFLQRKFDEGDRQEIQIIFDEIIHSMNELMVNPFGNYLIQRLLDVCTEQQRMHILVKVTRQRNQLFRISLNAHGTRAVQKLIETLKTREQITHVISALEPKFLDLIKDTNGNHVIQKCLQCLSTDDNKFIFDAAARFCTEIAVDRHGCCVLQKCITYATGGCREKLVAEICVNGLFLAQDAFGNYVIQFILELKLPFASAILHSQFERNYAHLSLQKFSSNVVQKCLQNFTEEYHTKIILELLSSPSQFEQLLQDPYANYVIQTALDVAKGTLRDKLFGTIRPHVATLKMIPYCKRIYSKVLSKK; encoded by the exons ATGAAGGACAATGAATATATTGATAGTTTGTTTGGTGATTTTGTTTCTCATGCACCAGCACCTGGAAATCCTCTCATACATCAACAACAGacacgtcatcatcatcatcatcatcagcagcagcaattgTTTTGTAATGTGTATAATCTGAAACAGAGTACTTATAATAATAAGGGAGGTATGTTATATGAGAACTGTAATTCTCCAGTTAGTGGACTCTCTTTACATTCTGGTGGTGATGGTTCTTCATCAAGTTCTCTTTCTGGAAATTTACATAAGACTAATAGTAACACCCATTACTTGAATACTAATGAGTCTGGTGAACAGACTGAACCTGCTTCTTCTTATGATACCTTAGATCTATCAAAAATGGATATTAAAGATGAAAAGGAAAATTTCATTACTAGTAATGGTCATGTTAAGAACAATGATCCATATGGAGATGATTATACGACATTATTTGATCATGACCCTTATTATGACTTCTTTTATTCAAATGAGATAGTATCAACAGATTTGTTTTCAATGGAACATCAGAGAAGATTAGCACCGGTAACGGGTACCTTCCGACAATCTAATAAGTTCCCAGGGGGGTGGACACGAGAGATTGCTGCTACTAGTCCTTCAAAATTTTCATATGGTCCTTATTCAGGTACTGATATGTACTCGTGCAGTACATGGAAGCAAAAATTGGAGGATCGAAATGAGGAGAACTCGAGGTATGAAAAGACCTTGCCATGTGATGAAAGATTAAGGAATATGTTGTTTCAACAACAAGGTTTTTTGGACTGTAATGAGTACAGTGGAGATATTCAGATTCCGATTAATTTTTATGATGCCACTAGGCCTATTGTAAGTAATGATTTGCATTACCAATCGGGGAACTCTTATGCCATAAATTCCAACGTGTATGGTAATGGTAATGTGGTGGATGCACCAAGTTCACCTGATTCCGTGAAACCAAGAAGGTCAGGAACTACTTTTTCGAGTCGTTGGAACCCTCGGTATGCTGAAGGTTATCGTGGTGAGGCTGGCCTGGGTTTTCAGGAGAGTAACTTGAATAGTGTAAAAAACAAGAGAGGTACAATGGAAGGTAAGAAATTGTATATTAATGGGAAGTGTTCAACAGTGTTGGTGGGTGCTTTGTCTAACTCTAGAAGAAATAATCCTATTGTCGTTGATTGTAAAAGTAGTCACAGTTCTAAGATGTATAATACCTTGAAGGATGCTCAGGGGAGAATTTGTTATCTAGCGAAGGATCAAAATGGTTGCAGGTTCTTGCAGCGGAAATTTGATGAAGGGGATAGACAAGAGATACAGATAATATTTGATGAGATAATTCATAGTATGAATGAACTAATGGTGAATCCGTTTGGGAATTATCTTATACAGAGGTTGTTGGATGTCTGTACTGAACAACAGAGAATGCATATTCTTGTCAAGGTCACAAGACAGCGGAATCAGCTTTTTCGAATTTCGCTGAATGCTCACGG CACAAGGGCAGTACAAAAGCTGATCGAGACTCTCAAAACTCGGGAGCAGATTACCCATGTTATATCAGCACTGGAGCCTAAGTTTCTGGATTTGATAAAGGATACGAACGGCAATCATGTAATTCAGAAGTGTCTTCAATGTCTTAGCACTGATGACAACAAG TTTATATTCGATGCTGCTGCAAGATTTTGCACTGAAATTGCAGTTGATCGACATGGATGCTGTGTCTTGCAAAAGTGTATCACTTACGCTACAGGTGGATGCCGAGAAAAATTGGTAGCTGAAATTTGCGTGAATGGCCTATTCCTTGCGCAGGATGCTTTTGG AAATTACGTGATCCAATTCATTTTGGAACTTAAGCTGCCATTTGCAAGTGCTATATTGCATTCTCAATTTGAGAGGAACTATGCACACCTTTCGCTGCAGAAATTTAGCAGCAATGTTGTTCAAAAATGTCTCCAAAATTTCACTGAAGAGTACCACACAAAGATTATCCTTGAGTTACTGTCATCTCCTTCCCAATTTGAACAACTGCTGCAAGACCCTTATGCTAATTACGTCATTCAAACTGCTCTAGATGTTGCTAAG GGCACCCTCCGTGATAAGCTGTTTGGAACGATCCGACCTCATGTAGCAACCTTGAAAATGATCCCCTATTGCAAGAGAATCTACTCTAAGGTGCTCTCAAAGAAGTGA
- the LOC113347519 gene encoding annexin D1-like: MATLSVPSHVPSPSEDCEQLKKAFDGWGTNEKLIISILAHRNAAQRKAIRRTYTADFGDDLLKTLDKELTSDFESLLHLWTLDPAERDATLANRAVKKWTASNQVLLEIACTRSSHDLFLARQAYHCLFKKSIEEDVAQHTTGDFGKLLVLLVTSFRYEGPEVNTTLAKQEAKILRKHITDNACNHDEVLRIIATRSKTQLNATLNHYNNEFGNAINKDLKSDPKDEFLRALRSTIKCLTTPEKYFEKVLRLAINKTGTDEGALTRVIATRAEVDMKHIAAEYQRRSSIPLDKAIINDTHGDYEDLLLALIGHENDA, encoded by the exons atggcaaCTCTTTCAGTTCCTTCTCATGTTCCTTCTCCTTCTGAAGATTGTGAACAACTCAAAAAAGCTTTTGATG GATGGGGAACAAATGAGAAGTTGATCATATCCATATTGGCTCACAGGAATGCAGCTCAACGCAAGGCAATCCGCCGAACTTATACTGCAGATTTTGGAGATGATCTCTTAAAGACGCTTGATAAAGAACTTACAAGTGATTTCGag AGTCTGCTGCATTTGTGGACATTGGACCCTGCTGAACGAGATGCTACATTGGCTAATAGAGCTGTAAAAAAATGGACTGCAAGTAACCAGGTTCTTCTTGAAATCGCTTGTACAAGATCTTCACATGATCTGTTTTTGGCAAGACAAGCCTATCATTGTCTTTTCAAGAAATCCATCGAAGAAGATGTTGCACAGCACACCACTGGGGACTTTGGCAAG CTTTTGGTACTTCTTGTAACCTCATTTCGATACGAAGGACCAGAGGTGAACACGACACTGGCAAAACAAGAAGCCAAAATTCTCCGCAAACACATTACTGACAATGCCTGTAATCATGACGAAGTCCTTAGGATCATTGCGACTAGGAGCAAAACTCAGCTCAATGCGACCCTCAATCACTACAACAACGAATTTGGCAATGCTATTAACAAG GATCTCAAGTCTGATCCCAAGGACGAATTCCTCAGAGCATTAAGATCCACAATCAAGTGCTTAACAACTCCTGAAAAATATTTCGAGAAGGTTCTGCGGTTGGCGATTAACAAAACAGGAACAGATGAGGGGGCTCTTACTCGAGTTATTGCTACCCGTGCTGAGGTTGACATGAAACATATAGCAGCGGAGTATCAGCGAAGAAGCAGTATTCCACTTGATAAAGCCATTATCAACGACACCCATGGAGATTATGAAGATTTGCTTCTTGCTTTGATCGGTCATGAAAATGATGCATAA